The following is a genomic window from Butyricimonas faecihominis.
CATACAGACGACTTGGGGTATTAGATCCCGGTTTTCTAGGATACGGAAAAAGATTTGCGAAGAGATGTTATAAGGAAGATTCCCGATGATCGAAAACGGTTCTGTGTAGAAATTTCGAATATCTGATTTTAGAAAATCCCCGTAAATAATCTGCTCTTTATGGGCAGGTAGCTCTTCGTGCAGGTAGTCAATGGACTCTTGGTCGATGTCAATGGCAAGCACGGAAAATTTTGTATCTTTTAATAAATGACGTGTCAGTACTCCCATACCCGGCCCGATTTCTAGTACCCCTTTGGTGACAGGTAGTAAACTCGCCGTGATTTTACAAGCGATGTTTTGGTCTTTCAAAAAATGTTGTCCCAGATGTTTTTTTGCTCGAACGATACTCATAGTATGAATTCAGGGTGTTATGGGTTAAACTTCCAATTATTTATTTACTTTTGCAAACGACTTACAAAATAATGCTTTTATTTTGATTTGTGAAAATTATTAGAGTGTCAATCTTGACGAATTTTGTGGATGAAGCCATTTTATAAACAGGTTATAAAGTTTTTTGCCTTTTTGCTGGTAACAGTTTTTTTGTTCTGGCTGGTGTATCGAGATCAAAATTTCGATGACTTGATGAAGGTTTTGCGTGATGATGTCGACTATACGTGGATATGGGTAGCGATTGTTTTCGGTTTACTTAGCCACGTGAGTCGTTCTCTGCGTTGGCAGATGTTGACGAAATCTATGGGATACCGGATTTCTTTCATGAATAGTTTTATGGGGGTGATGATTGGTTATTTTGCTAATATGGCGATTCCCCGGATGGGTGAGTTTACCCGTTGTGGAGTGGTGAGTAAATATGAGAACGTGCCATTCTCGAAGTTATTGGGAACGGTTGTTACCGAGCGGGTATTTGACATGATTATGTTGCTGTTGCTTACTTTGGTTGTTGTTGTTTCGCAATTTAAACAGGTCGGGATATTCCTGGATAATAATGAAGAGATTAAACAAAAGTTATACACGATGTTTCATTCCCCATGGACTTACGTGGTGTTGGGAGTATTGATCGTGGGGGTGGCAGGTTTCTTCTGGTTTGTACGGAAAGGTACTTTCTTCACCCGGTTACATCATTTTTTATCGGGAATGAAAGAAGGTTTATTGACCGTGAAGGACGTGAAGCATAAGTGGTTATTTATCGGTCATACGATTTTTATCTGGCTGATGTATTTTCTGATGCTATACGTTTGTTTCTTCTGTTTCCAGTTCACCTCTCACTTGGGACCGATGGTTGGTTTGACCGTGTTTGTTCTTTCCAGTTACGGGATGGTGGCTCCGGTACAGGGTGGCGTGGGTGCGTGGCATTTTATGGTGATTGCAGCCTTGATGATTTATTTACCGCATACGGAAGAAATTGCCAGCCTGTCTAAGACATTTGCTTTGTTGACTCACGGCACGATGACATTGTTGTATATCGTGGTAGGCGTGTTGTGTTTGTTATTCTTGCCAATATATAATCGGAAGTAAATTTCATGTTTATGGATATTGTTGAAAAATATTTTACCGGGTTAAGTGAGAGACAATTGGAACAGTTCCAACAATTGGAGGGGCTTTACCGGGAATGGAATGAAAAGATCAATGTGATTTCGAGGAAAGATATAGATGCTTTGAACGTGCATCATGTTTTACATTCTTTGGCGATAGCAAAGGTGATTTCTTTCAAAGCGGGGACAAAAGTGTTGGATGTCGGAACGGGAGGAGGTTTTCCCGGAATTCCGTTGGCTATTATGTTTCCTGAGGTAGATTTTTTCCTGGTAGATTCTATCGGGAAGAAAATTAAAGTGGTAGAGGGTGTTGCAGGAGCTTTAGGCTTAAAAAATGTGATAGCAAGGCAATTGAGAGTAGAGACGATGAAAGAAAAATTTGATTTCATCGTGAGTCGTGCCGTGACGGCTTTTCCGGCTTTTGTAGCCTTGACCAGAAAGCGTATTCGAGAGAATAGTTTCAACGATTTGTCCAATGGAATTTTGTATCTGAAGGGAGGGGATTTTGAAGAAGAGATTCGGGATTTCAAGGATAAAATTTCTGTTTATAATATTCCTGATTTTTTTGAGGAAGAGTTTTTCGAAACGAAGAAATTAATTTATATGAAATTCCTCAAATAATTTTCTATTAACGATTTGGGAATAAGAAGAATTCTTCTTAAATTTGTCGCAGTTTACATTTCCACCTGGTTCATGCCGGGTGATTTTACTTACGTAATGAGAATTATCCAAATATAACGTGACTATATGTACGATATTTTAGAACTGAATGAAAAGTTACTTTCAGATTTGCGTCAAATTGCAAAAGAACTGAATGTTAAAAGGATTGAATCCTTTAAAAAGAAAGAATTAATATACAAAATTTTAGATCAGCAAGCCATGATTGCTACCGAGGAAACTGCTCCC
Proteins encoded in this region:
- the rsmA gene encoding 16S rRNA (adenine(1518)-N(6)/adenine(1519)-N(6))-dimethyltransferase RsmA — encoded protein: MSIVRAKKHLGQHFLKDQNIACKITASLLPVTKGVLEIGPGMGVLTRHLLKDTKFSVLAIDIDQESIDYLHEELPAHKEQIIYGDFLKSDIRNFYTEPFSIIGNLPYNISSQIFFRILENRDLIPQVVCMIQKEVAERIRASHGNKTYGILSVFLQTFYDIEYLFTVGEQVFDPPPKVKSAVIRLIRNKREKLDCDEKLFFNIVKSGFNQRRKTLRNSLKSIISPDFASETLSLRPEQLSVEDFITLCKEIQQANK
- a CDS encoding lysylphosphatidylglycerol synthase transmembrane domain-containing protein, whose amino-acid sequence is MKPFYKQVIKFFAFLLVTVFLFWLVYRDQNFDDLMKVLRDDVDYTWIWVAIVFGLLSHVSRSLRWQMLTKSMGYRISFMNSFMGVMIGYFANMAIPRMGEFTRCGVVSKYENVPFSKLLGTVVTERVFDMIMLLLLTLVVVVSQFKQVGIFLDNNEEIKQKLYTMFHSPWTYVVLGVLIVGVAGFFWFVRKGTFFTRLHHFLSGMKEGLLTVKDVKHKWLFIGHTIFIWLMYFLMLYVCFFCFQFTSHLGPMVGLTVFVLSSYGMVAPVQGGVGAWHFMVIAALMIYLPHTEEIASLSKTFALLTHGTMTLLYIVVGVLCLLFLPIYNRK
- the rsmG gene encoding 16S rRNA (guanine(527)-N(7))-methyltransferase RsmG; this translates as MDIVEKYFTGLSERQLEQFQQLEGLYREWNEKINVISRKDIDALNVHHVLHSLAIAKVISFKAGTKVLDVGTGGGFPGIPLAIMFPEVDFFLVDSIGKKIKVVEGVAGALGLKNVIARQLRVETMKEKFDFIVSRAVTAFPAFVALTRKRIRENSFNDLSNGILYLKGGDFEEEIRDFKDKISVYNIPDFFEEEFFETKKLIYMKFLK